Proteins encoded by one window of Fusarium graminearum PH-1 chromosome 1, whole genome shotgun sequence:
- a CDS encoding WD repeat-containing protein srw1 has protein sequence MASFISKRGRHGPNLDTRAEIYSLSPVRFGSQQMLLSPRRQPRAVSKVPYKVLDAPELADDFYLNLVDWGSANILGVGLGSSVYMWNAQTSKVNKLCTLDDDTVTSVSWIQKGTHLAIGTGKGLVQIWDAEKARRLRTMTGHTARVGSLAWNTHILTSGSRDRLIYHRDVRAPDQWLRKLVGHKQEVCGLKWNCEDGQLASGGNDNKLMVWDKLSETPLWKFSDHTAAVKAISWSPHQRGLLASGGGTADRRIIFHDTVKGSVINEIDTGSQVCNIAWSKNSNEIVSTHGYSQNQIVVWKYPSMTQVASLTGHTYRVLYLAMSPDGRTIVTGAGDETLRFWSTFGRRPGSREDGDNGGRLAELAVIR, from the exons ATGGCGAGCTTCATTTCCAAAAGA GGCCGACACGGCCCCAATCTCGACACACGCGCCGAGATTTACAGCCTATCACCAGTGCGGTTTGGAAGCCAACAAATGCTGCTAAGTCCCAGACGTCAACCGAGAGCAGTCAGCAAGGTTCCGTACAAAGTTCTCGACGCTCCCGAACTGGCTGATGATTTCTACCTGAACCTTGTGGACTGGGGTAGCGCAAATATTCTCGGAGTCGGCCTGGGCTCCAGTGTTTACATGTGGAATGCGCAGACAagcaaggtcaacaagctCTGCACACTCGATGACGACACTGTTACAAGCGTCTCCTGGATACAAAAAGGAACCCACCTTGCTATCGGCACCGGTAAGGGTCTGGTCCAGATCTGGGATGCCGAGAAGGCGCGCAGGCTACGAACGATGACTGGACACACTGCACGGGTTGGATCACTGGCCTGGAACACGCACATCCTCACATCCGGATCGCGGGACCGACTGATCTACCACCGCGATGTGCGAGCCCCTGATCAGTGGCTTAGGAAACTTGTTGGCCACAAACAGGAAGTCTGTGGATTGAAATGGAACTGCGAAGACGGCCAGCTAGCAAGTGGCGGTAACGATAACAAGCTTATGGTCTGGGATAAGCTCTCGGAGACACCGCTTTGGAAGTTTTCAGATCATACCGCCGCCGTGAAAGCAATCTCGTGGTCACCTCACCAGCGTGGTCTACTGGCCTCTGGAGGCGGTACTGCAGACCGCCGCATCATTTTCCATGACACAGTCAAGGGTTCCGTCATCAACGAGATCGATACCGGGAGTCAGGTCTGCAATATTGCTTGGTCTAAAAATTCCAACGAGATTGTATCGACGCATGGTTACAGTCAGAACCAGATCGTTGTCTGGAAATATCCTTCCATGACACAGGTCGCTAGTCTTACAGGTCACACCTATCGCGTGCTTTACCTGGCTATGAGCCCTGATGGTCGAACAATTGTGACCGGAGCTGGTGACGAGACTTTACGATTTTGGTCCACCTTTGGTCGAAGACCTGGATCTCGGGAAGATGGCGATAATGGAGGTCGACTGGCCGAACTGGCCGTCATCCGGTAA
- a CDS encoding N-acetyltransferase 5 — MATFRRFRPDDVNKFSKCNLDPFTETYELNFYLQYHAKWPSLFQVCEDMDGNIVGYIMGKVESSPDAYKFSEHYLPWHAHITALTVAPEARRSGIAKILTDQLEVAADAENAWFVDLFVRSSNHRAITLYKNLGYSVFRVVKDYYGDHATDPSKSSEDAFDMRKPMKRDKDHQHIRDDGENHLVNPEDVW, encoded by the exons ATGGCTACATTTCGGCGCTTTCGACCAGACGACGTGAACAAGTTTTCCAAATGCAATCTCGACCCCTTCACAGAAACATACGAACTTAACTTTTACCTCCAATATCATGCGAAATGGCCATCGCTCTTTCAAGTGTGCGAGGATATGGATGGAAATATCGTTGGATATA TCATGGGCAAGGTTGAATCTTCACCAGATGCCTATAAATTCTCCGAGCATTATCTGCCGTGGCACGCTCACATAACGGCACTCACTGTGGCCCCAGAGGCGCGAAGATCTGgcattgccaagatcttgactGATCAATTAGAAGTCGCAGCTGATGCCGAAAATGCTTGGTTCGTTGACCTGTTTGTGCGAAGCAGCAACCATCGTGCCATTACCCTCTACAAGAATTTGGGTTACAGTGTCTTCCGTGTCGTCAAGGACTATTACGGTGATCATGCGACGGATCCTTCGAAATCCAGTGAGGACGCGTTTGACATGCGCAAGCCGATGAAGCGAGACAAGGATCATCAACATAttcgagatgatggagagaatCATTTGGTCAACCCTGAGGATGTATGGTAA